A window of Mycolicibacterium fluoranthenivorans contains these coding sequences:
- the serB gene encoding phosphoserine phosphatase SerB: MSNSKVSVLITVTGLDQPGVTSALFEVLSRHHVELLNVEQVVVRSRLTLAVFVSASAEVADGTVFADDIRAAIHRVGLDVTIERSADLPVMREPSTHTIVVLGRPITAEAFGVVARKAAGLGVNIDTIRGVSDYPVTGLELRVSVPAGAAYGQLQAAMAQVAVELGIDIALEDYSLSRRAKRLIVFDVDSTLIQGEVIEMLAARAGAEAKVAAITEAAMRGELDFEESLRERVSTLAGLPAEVVDEVADELELTPGARTTIRTLRRLGFHCGVVSGGFRQVIEPLAHELMLDYVAANDLEIVDGKLTGRVVGQIIDRPGKAKALRDFAQQAGVPMEQTVAVGDGANDIDMLAAAGLGVAFNAKPALREVADASLSHPYLDTVLFILGVTRGEIEAADAVDGTVRRVDIPD; encoded by the coding sequence GTGAGTAATTCGAAGGTGTCGGTCCTGATCACCGTCACCGGACTCGACCAGCCCGGCGTCACATCGGCGCTCTTCGAGGTGCTCTCACGGCATCACGTCGAGTTGCTCAACGTCGAGCAGGTGGTGGTCCGGAGTCGGCTCACGCTGGCGGTGTTCGTCTCGGCCTCCGCCGAGGTGGCCGACGGCACGGTGTTCGCCGACGACATCCGAGCCGCCATCCACCGGGTGGGGCTGGATGTCACCATCGAGCGCAGTGCCGATCTGCCGGTGATGCGCGAGCCGTCCACCCACACCATCGTGGTGCTGGGCCGGCCGATCACCGCCGAGGCATTCGGTGTGGTGGCCCGCAAGGCCGCCGGGCTCGGTGTGAACATCGACACCATCCGGGGCGTGTCCGACTACCCGGTGACCGGTTTGGAACTGCGGGTGTCGGTGCCGGCCGGCGCGGCGTACGGCCAGTTGCAGGCGGCGATGGCGCAGGTCGCCGTCGAACTGGGCATCGATATCGCGCTGGAGGACTACAGCCTGTCCCGGCGGGCCAAACGGCTCATCGTGTTCGATGTCGACTCGACCCTGATCCAGGGCGAGGTGATCGAGATGTTGGCTGCGCGTGCCGGCGCCGAGGCCAAGGTGGCGGCGATCACCGAGGCCGCCATGCGCGGCGAACTGGATTTCGAGGAGTCGTTGCGGGAACGCGTCTCGACCCTGGCCGGGCTGCCCGCCGAGGTCGTCGACGAGGTGGCCGACGAGCTCGAGCTGACCCCCGGAGCCCGCACCACCATCCGCACCTTGCGTCGGCTGGGCTTTCACTGCGGTGTGGTGTCCGGTGGATTTCGCCAGGTCATCGAACCGCTGGCGCACGAACTGATGCTCGACTACGTCGCCGCCAACGACCTGGAGATCGTCGACGGCAAGCTGACCGGACGGGTCGTCGGACAGATCATCGACCGGCCGGGCAAGGCCAAGGCACTGCGCGACTTCGCCCAGCAGGCCGGCGTCCCGATGGAGCAGACGGTCGCGGTCGGTGACGGCGCGAATGACATCGACATGCTCGCGGCCGCCGGACTGGGAGTGGCGTTCAACGCCAAACCCGCCCTGCGTGAGGTCGCCGACGCCTCGCTGAGCCACCCCTACCTGGATACGGTGCTGTTCATCCTCGGGGTGACCCGCGGGGAGATCGAAGCCGCCGACGCCGTCGACGGCACCGTGCGCCGGGTCGATATCCCGGACTAG
- a CDS encoding ABC transporter ATP-binding protein: protein MPDSEREADPDLLIDFARVTLRRGGKTLVGPLDWAVELDERWVVIGPNGAGKTSLLRIAAAVEHPSSGTAFVLGERLGRTDMAELRSRVGLSSSALSQRIPDDEVVRDLVISAGYAVLGRWRETYEDVDYEQAVDMLESVGAEHLAERTYGTLSEGERKRVLIARSLMTDPELLLLDEPAAGLDLGGREELVSRLADLAADPDAPAIVLVTHHVEEIPPGFSHCLLLSEGAVVASGLLTDVLTSENLSTAFGQSIALEVIDGRYFARRVRSRAAHRRRA from the coding sequence GTGCCCGACAGTGAACGTGAAGCCGATCCAGACCTGCTGATCGATTTCGCCAGGGTCACGCTTCGCCGCGGCGGAAAGACCCTGGTCGGGCCGCTGGACTGGGCCGTCGAACTCGACGAGCGCTGGGTGGTGATCGGGCCCAACGGCGCAGGCAAGACCTCGCTGCTACGCATCGCCGCGGCCGTCGAACACCCCTCGTCGGGAACCGCGTTCGTGCTGGGTGAGCGGCTCGGCCGCACCGACATGGCCGAACTGCGCAGCCGGGTCGGGCTGTCCAGTTCCGCTCTGAGTCAGCGGATCCCCGACGACGAGGTGGTCCGCGACCTCGTCATCTCCGCCGGGTACGCGGTGCTGGGCCGCTGGCGGGAGACCTACGAGGACGTCGACTACGAACAGGCCGTCGACATGCTGGAAAGCGTCGGCGCCGAGCACCTGGCCGAACGTACCTACGGCACGCTGTCCGAGGGTGAGCGCAAGCGCGTGCTGATCGCACGGTCGCTGATGACCGATCCGGAACTCCTGCTGCTCGACGAACCCGCGGCAGGTCTGGACCTCGGCGGCCGCGAGGAACTGGTGTCCCGGCTGGCCGACCTGGCCGCCGACCCGGACGCCCCGGCCATCGTGCTGGTCACCCATCACGTCGAGGAGATCCCGCCCGGCTTCAGCCACTGCCTGCTGCTGTCCGAGGGTGCGGTCGTCGCATCCGGCCTGCTGACCGATGTGCTGACGTCGGAGAACCTGTCCACCGCCTTCGGGCAGTCGATCGCCCTGGAGGTCATCGACGGACGCTACTTCGCGCGGCGCGTGCGCAGCCGCGCGGCACACAGGAGGCGTGCATGA
- a CDS encoding iron-siderophore ABC transporter substrate-binding protein: protein MLFPTARIARLTGRVVGVTSIVSAVALTLLTGCGSQEQAAPSPASGAPVTSTTRIASAGVLGNQRRPDDSCAAEPAPADPAPRQVGNAPAAGVPTTTEVQGDPQRIVALSGDQLDALCALGLQGRIVGTTQPQPSYLGAVIHGSPGLGDPASPDLAAVGRATPDLILGSSALTPTDFGALNQIAPTVFTGASGAGWQDTLRTVAAAVGRPEAAARVLDEFTQDARKTGQQNDATHFQASVVQFTENTVRVYGADNFPASVLHAVGVDRPAAQRFTDKPYIELAPDADLSAADGDIVYLSFDSPAAKERAAGVLDSPAWRKLSANRDNRVFIVNNEVWQTGRGVVAARGILDDLRWLNAPIN from the coding sequence GTGCTGTTTCCCACCGCGCGCATCGCCCGGCTCACCGGCCGGGTCGTCGGGGTCACGTCCATCGTTTCGGCAGTGGCACTGACCTTGTTGACCGGCTGTGGCAGTCAGGAGCAGGCCGCGCCGAGCCCCGCCTCCGGCGCGCCGGTCACCAGCACCACCCGCATCGCCAGCGCCGGGGTGTTGGGCAACCAGCGCCGCCCCGATGACTCGTGCGCCGCCGAGCCGGCACCGGCCGATCCCGCTCCGCGACAGGTCGGTAACGCCCCGGCCGCCGGTGTGCCCACCACGACGGAGGTACAGGGCGACCCACAGCGCATCGTGGCGCTGTCCGGCGATCAGCTCGACGCGTTGTGCGCGCTGGGCCTGCAGGGCCGGATCGTCGGGACGACGCAGCCGCAACCCTCCTACTTGGGCGCGGTGATCCACGGTTCACCCGGCCTGGGTGATCCGGCATCACCCGATCTGGCTGCCGTCGGGCGTGCCACCCCGGACCTGATCCTCGGCTCGTCGGCGCTGACACCGACCGACTTCGGCGCGCTGAACCAGATCGCGCCCACCGTCTTCACCGGGGCGTCGGGGGCGGGCTGGCAGGACACCCTGCGCACCGTCGCCGCGGCGGTCGGGCGACCCGAAGCCGCCGCCCGGGTGCTCGACGAGTTCACCCAGGACGCCCGCAAGACCGGGCAGCAGAACGACGCCACGCATTTCCAGGCATCGGTGGTGCAGTTCACCGAGAACACCGTGCGGGTCTACGGGGCCGACAACTTCCCGGCGAGCGTGCTGCACGCGGTCGGCGTGGATCGCCCTGCCGCCCAACGCTTCACCGACAAGCCGTACATCGAGCTGGCACCGGATGCCGACCTGTCCGCCGCCGACGGCGATATCGTCTACCTGTCCTTCGACTCCCCCGCCGCCAAGGAGCGCGCGGCCGGCGTGCTGGACAGCCCGGCGTGGCGCAAGCTCTCGGCCAACCGGGACAACCGGGTGTTCATCGTCAACAACGAGGTGTGGCAGACCGGGCGCGGTGTGGTGGCCGCCCGCGGCATCCTCGATGACCTGCGCTGGCTGAACGCGCCGATCAACTAG
- a CDS encoding YczE/YyaS/YitT family protein yields MRGLTRGSLLLTGLIGYGLSMAMMVRAGLGLDPWDVFHQGLTRHTPMTIGIASAVVGVVVLLAWIPLRNKPGVGTIANVIVIAVTVDAGLAVLTTPGSLPARIALMLGAVVLNAVATVLYIGAGLGPGPRDGLMTGLVARTGLSVRLVRTSIEAGVLAVGWLLGGTVGVGTVVYAFGIGPLVQLILRIMPRRLLFHDFGAAGRSRAGRGLDTTMSECPTVNVKPIQTC; encoded by the coding sequence ATGAGGGGCCTGACTCGCGGGTCGCTGCTGCTGACCGGACTCATCGGCTACGGCCTGTCGATGGCGATGATGGTGCGCGCCGGTCTCGGCCTCGACCCGTGGGACGTCTTCCATCAAGGGCTGACCCGGCACACCCCGATGACGATCGGCATCGCCTCTGCGGTGGTCGGTGTCGTCGTGCTCCTGGCCTGGATCCCGCTGCGCAACAAGCCGGGTGTCGGGACCATCGCCAACGTCATCGTCATCGCCGTGACGGTCGACGCCGGCCTGGCCGTGCTCACCACGCCGGGCTCGCTGCCCGCCCGCATCGCGTTGATGCTCGGCGCCGTCGTGCTCAACGCCGTGGCCACCGTCCTCTATATCGGCGCCGGATTGGGTCCCGGTCCCCGGGACGGCCTGATGACCGGGCTGGTGGCTCGCACCGGTTTGTCGGTGCGGCTGGTCCGCACCTCGATCGAGGCAGGCGTGCTGGCGGTCGGCTGGTTGCTCGGCGGCACCGTGGGCGTGGGCACGGTGGTGTACGCCTTCGGGATAGGCCCGCTGGTGCAGCTGATCCTGCGGATCATGCCGCGCCGGCTGCTGTTCCATGACTTCGGCGCTGCGGGGCGCTCCCGAGCCGGGCGGGGGCTCGACACTACGATGAGCGAGTGCCCGACAGTGAACGTGAAGCCGATCCAGACCTGCTGA
- a CDS encoding enoyl-CoA hydratase, protein MREFVTTAVNDGIGTLVLSRPPGNALTRQMYREIGEAAAELGGHPGVAAVILFGGHEVFCTGDDVPELRRLHPSDAESVTAACRAAIAAVAGIPKPTIAAVTGYALGAGLALALAADRRVSGDNVKFGATEVLAGLLPAAGTAGLVRAIGVSHTKDLVFSGRFVGAEEALDLGLIDEMVAPDGVYDAALARARRFLEAPAHVLAGAKAMVDGAGAAIDGADHGVRHYVEVFGTVAGS, encoded by the coding sequence GTGAGGGAGTTCGTCACCACCGCGGTGAACGACGGGATCGGCACCCTGGTGCTGTCTCGCCCCCCGGGCAACGCGCTGACCAGGCAGATGTACCGGGAGATCGGCGAGGCGGCCGCGGAGCTCGGTGGCCACCCGGGCGTCGCCGCGGTGATCCTGTTCGGCGGGCACGAGGTGTTCTGCACCGGCGACGACGTCCCCGAACTGCGCAGGCTGCATCCCAGCGACGCCGAGAGCGTCACCGCCGCCTGCCGCGCCGCGATCGCCGCGGTGGCCGGCATCCCGAAGCCGACGATCGCCGCCGTGACGGGGTACGCGCTCGGCGCAGGGCTGGCCCTGGCGCTGGCCGCCGATCGGCGGGTGTCGGGCGACAACGTGAAATTCGGTGCCACCGAGGTGCTGGCCGGACTGCTCCCCGCTGCCGGGACGGCCGGCCTGGTCCGCGCGATCGGGGTCAGCCACACCAAGGACCTGGTGTTCAGCGGCCGGTTCGTCGGCGCCGAGGAGGCGCTGGACCTCGGGCTGATCGACGAGATGGTGGCCCCGGACGGCGTCTACGACGCGGCGCTGGCCCGGGCGCGCCGATTTCTGGAGGCACCCGCACATGTGCTCGCGGGCGCCAAGGCGATGGTCGACGGCGCTGGTGCGGCGATCGATGGCGCTGATCACGGGGTGCGGCACTACGTCGAAGTCTTCGGAACGGTGGCCGGCAGTTAG
- a CDS encoding PLP-dependent aminotransferase family protein — protein sequence MSIEMAARSLDEDLLARELGNWRTSSASGPAYSGLADAIRLLIVDGRVPVGSRLPSERALADALRVSRTTVTAAFTQLREDGYLLARRGARSIAALPPRPMNEARQARPTEPTAGVNVSLAAAAMSAPSGAVLEAFAAATRDITPYLGETGLDPTGVCALRTAVAQRYCERGLPTDPGQIMITSGAQHAIGLILAAFTEPGDRVLVEQPTYHGALSAISTARARAVPVSLADDGWELDAMHAAIRQLAPSLAYLIPDNHNPTGFTMPADERIRLGHIISDTRTRTVIDESIMDMWMDEAPPAPLAATVARRDLVLTVGSMSKSFWGGLRVGWIRAERHTLATIAAIRPSVDLGTPILEQLTAARLLEQRDEVLAERRGLLRTRRAYLLDLLARRLPDWQPGPGPNGISLWVKLPAPMSTALSASASRLGLDLPAGPRFGVDGTLERFVRVPYALPEAALEEAVDLMARAWGSITGAVEPESHAVVV from the coding sequence ATGTCGATAGAAATGGCGGCCAGATCACTCGATGAGGACCTTTTGGCCCGCGAGTTGGGTAACTGGCGGACGTCCAGTGCCAGCGGACCCGCGTACTCGGGATTGGCCGACGCCATCCGGCTGCTGATCGTTGACGGCCGGGTGCCCGTCGGGTCGCGGCTGCCCAGTGAGCGTGCCCTCGCCGACGCCCTGCGGGTATCGCGCACCACGGTCACCGCGGCATTCACCCAACTCCGCGAGGACGGCTACCTGCTGGCCCGTCGCGGTGCGCGCAGCATTGCCGCGCTGCCACCGCGCCCGATGAACGAGGCGCGCCAGGCGCGCCCGACCGAACCTACCGCGGGCGTCAACGTCAGCCTGGCCGCTGCGGCGATGTCGGCCCCGAGCGGGGCGGTGCTGGAAGCGTTCGCCGCGGCCACCCGCGATATCACCCCGTATCTCGGCGAGACCGGCCTCGACCCCACCGGGGTCTGCGCCCTGCGCACCGCCGTCGCCCAGCGGTACTGCGAACGCGGACTACCGACCGACCCCGGCCAGATCATGATCACCAGCGGCGCTCAGCACGCCATCGGGCTGATCCTGGCCGCCTTCACCGAGCCCGGCGACCGCGTGCTCGTCGAACAACCGACGTATCACGGTGCGCTGTCGGCCATTTCGACCGCCAGGGCGCGCGCCGTGCCCGTCTCTCTCGCCGACGACGGCTGGGAACTGGACGCGATGCACGCGGCCATCCGGCAACTCGCCCCCAGCTTGGCCTACCTGATCCCGGACAACCACAATCCGACCGGGTTCACCATGCCGGCAGATGAGCGAATCCGACTGGGGCACATCATCTCCGACACCCGCACGCGTACCGTCATCGACGAGTCGATCATGGATATGTGGATGGACGAGGCGCCCCCGGCACCGCTGGCCGCCACGGTGGCGCGCCGTGATCTGGTGCTCACCGTCGGGTCCATGTCCAAATCATTCTGGGGCGGGTTGCGGGTCGGCTGGATCCGGGCCGAACGCCACACCCTGGCCACCATCGCGGCCATCCGGCCATCGGTGGACCTCGGCACCCCGATACTCGAACAACTCACGGCGGCAAGGCTTCTCGAACAGCGCGATGAGGTGCTCGCGGAACGACGAGGACTGCTGCGCACGCGCAGGGCCTACCTGCTGGATCTGCTGGCGCGCCGGTTGCCCGACTGGCAGCCCGGGCCCGGGCCGAACGGGATCTCGCTGTGGGTCAAGCTGCCCGCACCGATGAGCACGGCATTGTCGGCTTCGGCATCACGGTTGGGGCTGGATCTGCCTGCCGGGCCGCGGTTCGGGGTGGACGGCACGTTGGAGCGGTTCGTGCGGGTCCCCTATGCGCTGCCCGAGGCTGCGCTGGAGGAGGCCGTCGACCTCATGGCACGGGCCTGGGGTTCGATCACCGGTGCGGTCGAGCCCGAATCGCACGCGGTGGTGGTGTAG
- a CDS encoding NUDIX hydrolase — translation MTEEPLPARPAATVMLVRDTPGGINVFLMRRHMNMQFVAGTTVFPGGGVDDRDRNADIAWHGPDPAWWAERLGVDTDLALALVCSAARETFEESGVLFAGPADDPDGIVADASVYREARKDLDAKTLSFGDFLRSEKLVLRTDLLRPWANWVTPKEERTRRYDTYFFVGALPEGQRADGDNTETDRAYWATPESALDDFAEGRTFLLPPTWTQLDSLAGREVSDVLAVQRQIVPVSPHLVVTDGNWEIEFFDSGRYNEARNRRAPDGYANSDVSPS, via the coding sequence ATGACCGAAGAACCCCTACCGGCCCGGCCGGCCGCAACGGTGATGCTGGTCCGGGACACCCCGGGCGGTATCAACGTGTTCCTGATGCGCCGGCATATGAACATGCAGTTCGTCGCCGGGACCACGGTGTTCCCCGGTGGCGGTGTCGACGACCGCGACCGCAACGCCGACATTGCCTGGCACGGGCCGGATCCCGCGTGGTGGGCGGAGCGCCTCGGGGTGGACACCGACCTGGCGCTGGCACTGGTCTGCTCGGCGGCCCGTGAGACGTTCGAGGAGTCCGGGGTGCTGTTCGCCGGGCCGGCAGACGATCCGGACGGCATCGTGGCCGACGCCTCGGTGTACCGCGAGGCGCGCAAGGACCTCGACGCCAAGACGCTGTCCTTCGGTGACTTCCTGCGGTCGGAGAAGCTGGTACTGCGCACCGATCTGCTGCGGCCGTGGGCCAACTGGGTGACCCCGAAAGAGGAACGCACCCGGCGGTACGACACCTACTTCTTCGTCGGCGCCCTGCCGGAGGGCCAGCGCGCCGACGGCGACAACACCGAGACCGACCGCGCGTACTGGGCCACCCCGGAATCTGCGCTCGACGACTTCGCCGAGGGCCGCACCTTCCTGTTGCCGCCGACCTGGACGCAGCTGGACTCGCTGGCCGGCCGCGAGGTGTCCGACGTGCTCGCGGTGCAACGCCAGATCGTGCCGGTGTCCCCACACCTGGTGGTCACCGACGGCAACTGGGAGATCGAGTTCTTCGACAGCGGGCGCTACAACGAGGCCCGCAACCGCCGCGCACCGGACGGGTACGCCAATTCCGACGTGTCGCCGTCGTGA
- a CDS encoding class I SAM-dependent methyltransferase — translation MTSTDHTPDVAADADLMPDVAAGAAPAPNPHATAEQVEAALKDTKLAQVLYHDWEAETYDDKWSISYDQRCIDYARGRFDAIVPDEVQRELPYDRALELGCGTGFFLLNLIQAGVARRGSVTDLSPGMVKVATRNGQGLGLDIDGKVADAEGIPYEDNTFDLVVGHAVLHHIPDVELSLREVVRVLKPGGRFVFAGEPTSKGNVYARNLSTLTWHLSTNITKLPGLEGWRRPQAELDESSRAAALEAVVDLHTFEPSDLERMATNAGAVQVATASEEFTAAMLGWPIRTFEASVPPGRLGWGWAKFAFNSWTSLSWVDANVLRRVVPKGWFYNVMVTGVKPS, via the coding sequence ATGACGAGCACGGACCACACGCCAGACGTTGCTGCTGACGCCGACCTCATGCCCGATGTCGCCGCCGGAGCGGCTCCGGCCCCTAACCCGCACGCCACGGCCGAACAGGTCGAGGCTGCGCTGAAGGACACCAAGCTGGCGCAGGTGCTGTACCACGACTGGGAAGCCGAGACCTACGACGACAAGTGGTCCATCTCGTATGACCAGCGTTGCATCGACTACGCCCGGGGCCGGTTCGACGCCATCGTCCCCGACGAGGTTCAGCGTGAGCTGCCCTACGACCGAGCCCTCGAGCTGGGCTGCGGGACGGGCTTCTTCCTGCTCAACCTGATCCAGGCCGGGGTGGCCCGGCGCGGATCGGTGACCGACCTGTCCCCGGGCATGGTCAAGGTCGCCACCCGCAACGGTCAGGGCCTGGGCCTGGACATCGACGGCAAGGTCGCCGACGCCGAGGGCATCCCGTACGAGGACAACACCTTCGACCTGGTGGTCGGCCACGCCGTGCTGCACCACATCCCCGATGTGGAGCTCTCGCTGCGCGAGGTGGTCCGGGTGCTCAAGCCAGGCGGCCGGTTCGTCTTCGCCGGGGAACCGACCAGCAAGGGCAATGTCTACGCACGCAACCTGTCCACCCTGACGTGGCATCTGTCCACCAACATCACCAAGCTGCCGGGCCTGGAGGGCTGGCGTCGCCCGCAGGCCGAGCTCGACGAGTCGTCACGCGCCGCGGCGCTGGAGGCCGTGGTGGACCTGCACACGTTCGAGCCGTCGGATCTGGAACGGATGGCCACCAACGCCGGCGCCGTTCAGGTCGCCACCGCCAGCGAGGAATTCACCGCCGCGATGCTCGGGTGGCCGATCCGCACCTTCGAGGCTTCGGTGCCCCCGGGTCGATTGGGTTGGGGCTGGGCCAAATTCGCGTTCAACAGCTGGACGTCGCTGAGCTGGGTGGACGCCAACGTGTTGCGCCGGGTGGTGCCGAAGGGCTGGTTCTACAACGTCATGGTCACCGGGGTCAAGCCGTCGTAG
- the ctaD gene encoding cytochrome c oxidase subunit I, with the protein MVAEAPPIGELEARRPFPQRMGPKGNLIYKLITTTDHKLIGIMYCVVCFSFFLVGGLMALLMRTELALPGLQFLSNEQFNQLFTMHGTVMLLFYATPIFAGFANLVLPLQIGAPDVAFPRLNAFAFWLFLFGALIAMGGFITPGGAADFGWTAYSPLTDAIHSPGAGGDLWIMGLAVGGLGTILGAVNFITTVVCMRAPGMTMFRMPIFTWNVLVTSILILIAFPILTAALFGLAADRHLGAHVYDPANGGVLLWQHLFWFFGHPEVYIIALPFFGIVSEIFPVFSRKPIFGYTTLIYATLGIAALSVAVWAHHMYATGAVLLPFFSFMTFLIAVPTGIKFFNWIGTMWKGQLTFETPMLFSVGFLITFLLGGLSGVLLASPPLDFHVTDSYFVIAHFHYVLFGTIVFATYAGIYFWFPKMTGRLLDEKLGKLHFWLTFIGFHTTFLVQHWLGDEGMPRRYADYLPTDGFTTLNVISTIGAFILGISTLPFVWNVFKSWRFGEPVVVDDPWGYGNSLEWATSCPPPRHNFTELPRIRSERPAFELHYPHMVERMRAEAHIGRAHGPADGDVTRLDDENVRT; encoded by the coding sequence TTGGTAGCCGAAGCGCCCCCAATCGGAGAACTCGAGGCACGGCGTCCGTTCCCGCAGCGGATGGGCCCCAAGGGCAACCTGATCTACAAGCTGATCACGACGACCGATCACAAGCTGATCGGCATCATGTACTGCGTCGTCTGCTTCAGTTTCTTCCTGGTCGGTGGCCTGATGGCGCTGCTGATGCGCACCGAGCTCGCGCTGCCGGGGCTGCAGTTCCTCTCCAACGAGCAGTTCAACCAGCTGTTCACCATGCACGGCACGGTGATGCTGCTGTTCTACGCGACCCCGATCTTCGCCGGGTTCGCGAATCTTGTGCTGCCGCTGCAGATCGGTGCGCCGGACGTGGCCTTCCCCAGGCTCAACGCCTTCGCCTTCTGGCTGTTCCTGTTCGGTGCGCTGATCGCGATGGGCGGCTTCATCACCCCCGGGGGCGCCGCCGACTTCGGCTGGACCGCCTACTCGCCGCTGACCGACGCCATTCACTCGCCGGGTGCCGGTGGTGACCTGTGGATCATGGGCCTGGCCGTCGGTGGTCTGGGCACCATCCTGGGTGCCGTCAACTTCATCACCACGGTCGTCTGCATGCGCGCCCCGGGTATGACGATGTTCCGGATGCCGATCTTCACCTGGAACGTGCTGGTGACCTCGATCCTCATCCTGATCGCCTTCCCGATCCTGACCGCGGCGCTGTTCGGTCTGGCCGCCGACCGTCATCTGGGTGCGCACGTGTACGACCCGGCCAACGGCGGTGTGCTGCTGTGGCAGCACCTGTTCTGGTTCTTCGGCCACCCCGAGGTGTACATCATCGCGCTGCCGTTCTTCGGCATCGTCAGTGAGATCTTCCCGGTGTTCAGCCGCAAACCGATCTTCGGCTACACCACGCTGATCTACGCGACGCTGGGTATCGCGGCCCTGTCGGTGGCGGTGTGGGCGCACCACATGTACGCCACCGGTGCGGTGCTCCTGCCCTTCTTCTCGTTCATGACGTTCCTGATCGCGGTGCCCACCGGGATCAAGTTCTTCAACTGGATCGGCACCATGTGGAAGGGGCAGTTGACCTTCGAGACACCGATGCTGTTCTCGGTCGGCTTCCTGATCACCTTCCTGCTCGGTGGCCTGTCCGGTGTGCTGCTGGCCAGCCCGCCGCTGGACTTCCACGTCACCGACAGCTACTTCGTCATCGCGCACTTCCACTACGTGCTCTTCGGCACCATCGTGTTCGCCACCTATGCGGGCATCTACTTCTGGTTCCCGAAGATGACGGGCCGGTTGCTCGACGAGAAGCTGGGCAAGCTGCACTTCTGGCTGACCTTCATCGGCTTCCACACCACCTTCCTGGTCCAGCACTGGCTGGGTGACGAGGGCATGCCGCGCCGCTACGCCGACTACCTGCCCACCGACGGGTTCACCACGCTGAACGTCATCTCGACCATCGGCGCCTTCATCCTGGGCATCTCCACGCTGCCGTTCGTCTGGAACGTGTTCAAGAGCTGGCGCTTCGGCGAGCCCGTCGTGGTCGACGATCCGTGGGGCTACGGCAACTCGCTGGAGTGGGCCACGTCCTGCCCGCCGCCGCGGCATAACTTCACCGAGCTGCCCCGGATCCGTTCGGAGCGGCCGGCATTCGAGCTGCACTACCCGCACATGGTGGAGCGGATGCGCGCCGAGGCGCACATCGGCCGGGCACACGGTCCTGCCGACGGCGACGTCACCCGGCTCGACGACGAGAACGTCCGCACCTGA
- a CDS encoding isopenicillin N synthase family dioxygenase: MSGVTSFTSVPVIDISGLYSPERTEQERVAAEIGRAAAEVGFFYISGTGVDESLFEQMLAAVKEFFALPVEEKMRNYIGLSRCHRGYVPVGEEGLEGTTPDLKEAFDTALDLPADDPDYLAGNPMLGPNAWPALPGFAEAVTAYYQALLGVGQRLLWAFAVALGEDPEVFSRHATKTPSQLRLIHYPHNPDAKDSIGIGAHTDYECFTLLKPTAPGLEVLNGAGEWIDVPPVPGAFVVNIGDLLELWTNGAFVATSHRVRKVAEERYSFPLFFNVDYHTEVKPLPQFASADAKPRPTLRAGEHLFAQTAQTFAYLRRRIETGQLVLPEGSLGLGQFGQQALQGVE; encoded by the coding sequence ATGAGTGGCGTCACGTCATTCACATCGGTGCCCGTCATCGATATCAGCGGGTTGTACTCACCGGAGCGTACCGAGCAGGAGCGGGTGGCCGCCGAGATCGGCCGGGCGGCAGCGGAGGTCGGCTTCTTCTACATCAGCGGCACCGGCGTCGACGAGTCGCTGTTCGAGCAGATGCTGGCTGCGGTCAAGGAGTTCTTCGCGCTGCCGGTGGAAGAGAAGATGCGCAACTACATCGGGCTGTCCCGGTGCCACCGCGGCTATGTGCCCGTCGGTGAGGAAGGACTCGAGGGGACCACCCCGGATCTGAAGGAGGCGTTCGACACCGCGCTGGACCTGCCCGCCGACGATCCGGATTACCTGGCCGGCAATCCGATGCTGGGCCCCAACGCCTGGCCGGCACTGCCGGGTTTCGCCGAGGCGGTCACCGCGTACTACCAGGCGCTGCTGGGAGTGGGGCAGCGGCTGCTGTGGGCATTCGCGGTCGCGCTCGGTGAGGATCCCGAGGTGTTCTCCCGGCACGCCACCAAGACCCCGAGCCAGTTACGCCTCATCCATTACCCGCACAATCCGGATGCGAAGGACAGCATCGGGATCGGCGCCCATACCGACTACGAGTGCTTCACCCTGCTCAAGCCGACCGCCCCCGGACTGGAGGTGCTCAACGGGGCGGGCGAGTGGATCGACGTCCCGCCGGTGCCCGGGGCCTTCGTCGTCAACATCGGTGACCTGCTGGAGCTGTGGACCAACGGCGCGTTCGTGGCCACCAGCCACCGCGTCCGCAAGGTCGCCGAAGAGCGCTACTCGTTCCCGCTGTTCTTCAACGTCGACTACCACACCGAGGTCAAACCGCTGCCGCAGTTCGCTTCCGCGGATGCCAAGCCCCGCCCGACATTGCGGGCCGGGGAGCACCTGTTCGCGCAGACCGCGCAGACCTTCGCCTATCTGCGGCGCCGGATCGAGACCGGGCAGCTGGTGCTCCCGGAGGGCTCGCTGGGCCTGGGGCAGTTCGGCCAGCAGGCGCTGCAGGGCGTCGAATGA